The Drosophila biarmipes strain raj3 chromosome 2L, RU_DBia_V1.1, whole genome shotgun sequence genome has a window encoding:
- the LOC108033377 gene encoding deoxyuridine 5'-triphosphate nucleotidohydrolase: protein MPSSTNSEDIQAAKKMKFEDKCVLKFAKLTENALEPVRGSAKAAGVDLRSAYDLVVPARGKAIVKTDLQVQVPEGSYGRVAPRSGLAVKNFIDVGAGVVDEDYRGNLGVVLFNHSDVEFEVKRGDRIAQFICERIFYPELQLVDKLEDTERGEGGFGSTGVKDLPAAKAQNGNGHKAAEPEEAAPAPIAT, encoded by the coding sequence ATGCCATCATCGACCAATAGCGAAGATATTCAAGCTGCCAAGAAAATGAAGTTCGAGGACAAGTGCGTGTTGAAGTTTGCCAAGCTCACCGAAAATGCCCTGGAGCCGGTAAGAGGATCGGCCAAGGCGGCGGGTGTGGACCTGCGGAGCGCCTACGACCTGGTGGTGCCGGCCCGAGGAAAGGCCATCGTGAAGACCGACCTGCAAGTGCAGGTTCCCGAGGGCTCCTACGGACGAGTGGCTCCGCGATCAGGGCTGGCCGTGAAGAACTTCATCGATGTGGGTGCCGGCGTGGTGGACGAGGACTATCGCGGCAACCTCGGAGTCGTCCTGTTCAACCACTCGGACGTAGAGTTTGAGGTGAAGCGCGGCGACCGCATCGCCCAGTTCATTTGCGAACGCATCTTCTATCCGGAACTGCAGTTGGTGGACAAACTGGAGGACACCGAACGTGGCGAGGGAGGATTCGGGTCCACGGGCGTCAAGGATTTGCCCGCCGCCAAAGCTCAGAATGGCAATGGCCACAAGGCAGCCGAACCGGAGGAGGCTGCCCCCGCTCCCATTGCCACGTAG
- the LOC108033963 gene encoding nuclear pore complex protein Nup154, with protein sequence MAAPQAQLDFLVTAGSMLEWHDNLDRNKPGLLELTGVSQHGRATMSGLNDYDYQNLSFLKSDETHNLQQLRTVTKSAIPNEILEHFKHIKCHCTMGLFPEIGRAWLTIDSEIYIWTFNQARDVAYYDGLSHLIVSVGLIKPKAGVFVEDVKYLLLLTTPIEVIVLGVTFGEGSCKEMQLMNKPIFVIATDNVSISVIKGTDDGRIFLGGRDGCLYEIFYQAESSWFGKRCKKINLSQGLVSFMVPSFLKVFSEVDPIERIEIDSSRKLLYILTERGSIEAWDISTDYTNARRLGRITQSDITNQAVSLITTVDPTIFKSVKAICPLSADDAGKLHLVAVTQCGVRLYFSTTSLNVQQQFNTTAVCSPGESTGFGQSVTQSPLTPGADYPKGLYLLHVRLPPGYTPNATTNKPKQVHAAHYTEGTTLMITTQQQEQDLLWSVSSAPSVNFTYLVESTALESLDGVVWGLAEVRESSTPILKSPLNSARNSRKVALLTNQGTHIIELLKMVDVLRQILLSCHGPHHEEVKMFFQSQNQREACVTALLLATSEKYRGGDIALWATQAFMLYGGEPCYQHQKFLNASNRNMANQTMGANMTIGRERLPMFMSTPMPNTASSPLSYPGSQFNQPISPIGNMQPSQAVSNENTPIVFSAKHDGLYLYVSRMLRSIWQMRCVNEQFCSNLSHSDCTLLQSDLRSLRSFLEVHSVHDISSSTRVTFDPHLERTSSYNTIMMNNTLLPIPEQRILSEQAQVEEKRSLSALNLFVKHACEVISLWSILNSHSFQLICLQLSPEHQKMLKCCTFRDLLLTRSEVCAFLIISLINLYLKDKASVSEVSKNLRENCPNLYRHEDDVTYKATELLMNAKNCTSPTEKDQKLRTTLQMCKEAAPTLPLHSICQQFISADFFEGVIELSAVCASKSDPEEVGVHFYNNGEPAEDREGYTCFATRMNYYKEVQLMLDHIYQTACNKSQLQDQTQSPSHLKGKDTRNAAKQTIPKIVAQTLRVKDPLIHVTLYEWLLAHDMLSELLDVVEPSLGEFLRRSVSRNAENVVLIDLLWKYYEKNGHHSQAAQILDNLAMTRSENITLEQRIEYLVRAVMCMRNGNVGSSLTNGIFLKELEDKLDIARVQKAVLAAMTELARHKLEASTAVKELNYALYDITQLYQHFAEPFDLWECQLSILNCSHHNDPLLIESVWGNIINNVVEEPGTTQERSNRLFTKIELLVREYEESGACFPFAFLIRELEIKACQLRLPEGIVPEKLVAMNLDVELLLEYYSRMISMNERVWANEGNEWHLIQSAIRVVSLLADNAQSIWYRSKRRIIGKAQDIVAGCLNICYQKPDTNRLQQSLKELQSRLQRLLV encoded by the exons ATGGCAGCTCCGCAAGCACAGCTGGACTTTTTAGTGACGGCGGGAAGTATGCTGGAATGGCATGACAACCTGGACAGGAATAAGCCGGGTCTGCTGGAA TTGACCGGCGTTAGTCAGCATGGACGGGCCACGATGAGTGGGCTCAATGACTACGACTACCAGAACCTGTCCTTTCTCAAGTCGGATGAAACACATAACCTACAACAGCTGCGGACGGTGACCAAGTCGGCCATACCCAACGAGATCCTGGAGCACTTCAAGC ACATAAAGTGCCACTGCACCATGGGCCTCTTCCCGGAAATTGGTCGCGCCTGGCTGACCATCGACTCGGAGATCTACATTTGGACCTTCAATCAGGCTCGGGACGTGGCCTACTACGATGGACTGAGCCACTTGATTGTTAGCGTTGGTCTGATCAAGCCAAAGGCCGGAGTTTTTGTGGAGGACGTTAAGTACCTCCTGCTCCTTACGACGCCCATCGAGGTCATCGTCCTGGGCGTTACCTTCGGGGAGGGCTCGTGCAAAGAAATGCAGCTGATGAACAAACCCATCTTTGTAATTGCCACCGACAACGTGTCCATCAGCGTAATCAAGGGCACGGACGACGGACGCATCTTTCTGGGCGGTCGAGACGGCTGCCTCTATGAGATATTCTACCAGGCTGAGTCTAGTTGGTTTGGCAAGCGCTGCAAGAAGATAAACCTCTCGCAGGGACTGGTCTCCTTCATGGTTCCCAGTTTCCTTAAAGTTTTCTCG GAAGTGGATCCAATCGAGCGAATAGAGATCGATAGCAGCCGGAAGCTTCTCTACATCTTAACGGAAAGGGGTTCCATTGAAGCCTGGGACATAAGCACGGATTACACGAATGCGCGAAGGCTAGGAAGGATCACCCAAAGCGACATTACAAACCAGGCAGTTAGTCTGATAAC AACTGTGGATCCGaccatttttaaaagtgtGAAGGCCATCTGCCCTCTGAGTGCTGACGACGCCGGTAAACTGCACCTAGTGGCTGTGACACAGTGCGGTGTGCGACTTTACTTCTCCACAACATCTCTAAATGTACAGCAGCAGTTCAATACCACAGCGGTTTGCAGTCCGGGAGAGAGTACAGGATTTGGTCAGTCGGTAACGCAGTCCCCACTGACGCCCGGGGCCGACTACCCGAAAGGACTCTATCTGCTCCACGTGCGTTTGCCACCCGGCTACACGCCAAATGCCACCACCAACAAGCCGAAGCAGGTGCATGCAGCACACTACACTGAGGGCACCACGTTGATGATCACCACACAGCAGCAGGAACAGGACCTCCTGTGGTCGGTCAGCTCGGCTCCCTCGGTTAACTTCACCTACCTGGTGGAGTCTACGGCTCTGGAGAGCCTGGATGGAGTGGTGTGGGGTCTGGCGGAGGTGCGAGAATCGTCGACCCCGATCCTAAAATCTCCCTTGAACAGTGCCCGCAACTCGCGCAAAGTAGCGCTGCTCACCAACCAGGGAACACACATTATAGAGCTGCTCAAAATGGTCGACGTACTGCGTCAGATCCTGCTCTCCTGCCATGGTCCCCACCACGAGGAGGTGAAGATGTTTTTCCAGTCGCAGAACCAGCGAGAGGCTTGTGTCACTGCCCTGTTGCTGGCCACTTCGGAAAAGTATCGTGGCGGCGACATCGCCCTGTGGGCCACCCAGGCCTTTATGCTGTACGGCGGGGAGCCGTGCTACCAGCATCAAAAGTTCCTCAACGCCAGTAACCGCAACATGGCGAATCAAACGATGGGTGCAAACATGACAATCGGAAGGGAGAGGCTCCCCATGTTTATGTCCACGCCAATGCCGAATACGGCGAGCAGTCCGCTCTCTTATCCTGGATCGCAGTTCAATCAGCCCATCAGTCCAA TTGGCAATATGCAGCCTTCTCAGGCGGTTAGCAACGAGAACACACCAATTGTATTTTCGGCCAAACATGACGGGCTTTACCTGTATGTCTCGCGGATGTTGCGTTCAATATGGCAGATGCGTTGTGTAAATGAGCAGTTCTGCTCCAACCTGAGCCACAGCGACTGCACCCTTCTGCAATCCGATTTGCGATCCCTGCGAAGCTTCCTGGAGGTACACTCTGTGCACGATATTTCCT CGTCTACCCGAGTAACCTTCGACCCCCATTTGGAACGAACCAGTTCTTACAACACCATCATGATGAACAACACCCTTTTGCCGATTCCCGAGCAACGGATTTTATCCGAGCAGGCTCAAGTAGAGGAGAAGCGATCACTTTCGGCTCTAAACCTCTTTGTCA AACATGCCTGCGAGGTAATATCGCTGTGGAGCATTCTTAATTCGCATTCCTTCCAACTGATCTGCCTGCAACTCAGTCCCGAACACCAGAAGATGTTGAAGTGCTGCACCTTCCGTGACCTGCTACTCACACGTTCCGAAGTCTGCGCGTTCTTAATCATCTCGCTGATTAATCTTTACCTCAAGGACAAGGCGAGCGTGTCAGAAGTGTCCAAGAACTTGCGTGAGAACTGCCCAAATCTCTACAGGCATGAGGATGACGTTACCTACAAGGCCACCGAGCTGTTGATGAATGCGAAGAACTGCACTTCCCCCACCGAAAAGGACCAAAAGCTGCGCACCACCCTGCAAATGTGCAAGGAAGCTGCTCCCACCCTTCCACTGCACAGTATTTGCCAGCAGTTCATTTCCGCCGACTTCTTCGAGGGCGTAATCGAGCTCTCGGCCGTGTGTGCATCGAAAAGTGATCCGGAGGAGGTGGGTGTCCATTTCTACAATAACGGAGAGCCCGCTGAAGACCGCGAGGGCTACACTTGCTTCGCCACAAGAATGAACTACTACAAGGAGGTGCAACTTATGCTGGACCACATCTACCAGACTGCATGCAATAAGTCGCAGCTTCAGGATCAAACGCAATCGCCAAGTCATCTTAAGGGCAAGGATACTAGAAACGCAGCTAAGCAAACGATTCCCAAAATCGTGGCTCAGACCCTGCGGGTCAAGGACCCCCTGATACATGTGACCCTGTACGAATGGCTGCTCGCCCACGACATGCTCAGTGAACTTTTGGACGTGGTAGAGCCGTCATTGGGCGAGTTCCTGCGCCGCAGTGTGTCGCGAAATGCGGAGAACGTCGTTCTGATCGACTTGCTCTGGAAGTATTACGAAAAGAATGGCCATCACTCCCAGGCAGCCCAGATACTGGACAACTTGGCTATGACACGCAGTGAAAACATAACCCTGGAACAGCGCATCGAGTACTTGGTGCGTGCTGTTATGTGTATGCGAAATGGGAACGTTGGCTCTTCACTAACCAATGGCATATTCCTGAAGGAACTGGAGGACAAG CTGGATATAGCTCGAGTTCAAAAGGCAGTGCTTGCCGCAATGACGGAATTGGCTCGCCATAAGCTGGAGGCTTCCACGGCCGTAAAGGAGTTAAATTACGCGCTGTACGATATCACACAGCTTTACCAGCATTTCGCCGAGCCCTTCGACCTCTGGGAGTGCCAGTTGTCCATTCTGAACTGTTCCCATCACAACGACCCCCTGCTGATCGAGTCGGTCTGGGGCAACATTATCAATAACGTTGTCGAGGAGCCGGGCACAACTCAAGAACGCAGCAACAGGTTGTTCACGAAAATCGAACTTTTGGTGAGAGAGTACGAGGAATCGGGCGCCTGCTTTCCCTTTGCCTTTCTCATAAGGGAGCTGGAGATCAAAGCCTGCCAGCTGCGCCTGCCCGAGGGAATAGTGCCGGAAAAACTAGTGGCCATGAATCTGGACGTTGAACTGCTCCTGGAGTACTACTCGAG AATGATTTCAATGAACGAACGTGTTTGGGCAAACGAGGGCAACGAGTGGCATTTGATCCAATCCGCCATTAGAGTGGTCTCTCTCTTGGCAGACAACGCACAATCCATTTGGTACCGCTCAAA AAGAAGAATTATTGGCAAGGCCCAAGATATTGTGGCCGGCTGCCTGAACATTTGCTACCAGAAGCCAGACACAAATCGTCTCCAACAATCGCTCAaggaacttcagagtcggctGCAGCGGTTGTTGGTTTAA
- the LOC108033964 gene encoding uncharacterized protein LOC108033964, with protein sequence MANTYFDEYENLEIHELMLKDRPRQAAYYDAILGNKDLFKDKIVMDVGAGTGILSAFCAKAGARLVYAVEASNVATKVALDLIEDNGLTNVVKVIQSRVEEFVLPAEAEKVDIIVSEWMGFYLLHEGMLDSVLLARDKFLKEGGLLFPSECTIFVAPCSVPSLFDDWHNVDGIKMDTFASKLRAQKSARPEITHLSPQDLLHEGVVFHWMNLLDVQPSELDSIQFKEVVTAQRAGNHQGFCIWFDVRFPGEETVLSTSPLSPPTHWKQCVVVLPEESCENLEEKAPIAFQITMKRSAADMRKYNLEVDLLDPNTEEHPVPCSCHMTKCILTEAHLKMMDTS encoded by the exons ATGGCAAACACTTACTTCGATGAATACGAAAACTTGGAG ATCCATGAACTCATGCTGAAGGATCGGCCCCGACAAGCCGCCTACTACGATGCTATTCTGGGGAACAAGGATTTGTTCAAGGACAAGATCGTGATGGACGTGGGTGCCGGCACTGGCATTCTGTCCGCCTTCTGCGCGAAGGCGGGAGCCCGATTGGTCTACGCCGTGGAGGCGTCCAATGTGGCCACAAAGGTTGCCCTGGATCTGATCGAAGATAATGGCCTGACGAACGTGGTGAAGGTGATTCAATCCCGGGTCGAGGAGTTCGTGCTGCCCGCCGAGGCGGAGAAGGTGGACATCATTGTGTCGGAGTGGATGGGCTTCTACCTACTGCACGAGGGCATGTTGGACTCCGTTTTGCTGGCCCGGGACAAGTTCCTCAAGGAGGGCGGTCTCTTGTTCCCCAGCGAGTGCACCATTTTTGTGGCGCCCTGCTCGGTCCCATCGCTCTTCGACGATTGGCACAATGTGGATGGCATCAAAATGGACACTTTCGCCAGCAAGTTGCGAGCCCAGAAGTCGGCCAGACCGGAGATCACCCATCTGAGCCCGCAGGACCTTCTCCACGAAGGCGTCGTCTTTCACTGGATGAATCTGTTGGACGTGCAGCCCAGCGAACTGGACAGCATACAGTTCAAGGAGGTGGTGACGGCCCAGAGGGCGGGGAACCACCAAGGCTTCTGCATTTGGTTCGATGTGCGGTTCCCTGGCGAAGAGACGGTTCTGAGCACCTCCCCCCTCTCCCCGCCTACGCATTGGAAGCAGTGTGTGGTCGTGCTGCCCGAGGAGTCCTGCGAGAATCTGGAGGAAAAGGCACCGATAGCCTTCCAAATCACCATGAAGCGCAGTGCGGCCGACATGCGCAAGTACAATCTGGAGGTGGATCTGCTCGACCCCAACACAGAGGAGCACCCGGTGCCGTGCTCCTGCCACATGACCAAATGCATTCTGACGGAAGCACACCTGAAGATGATGGACACCTCATGA
- the LOC108034265 gene encoding 60S ribosomal protein L9: protein MRTINSNQCVKIPKDIKASVKARVVTITGTRGTLKRSFKHLALDMYMPDKRTLKVEKWFGTKKELAAVRTVCSHIENMIKGVTFGFQYKMRAVYAHFPINCVTSENNTVIEIRNFLGEKYIRRVEMAPGVTVVNSTAQKDELIVEGNDIESVSGSAALIQQSTTVKNKDIRKFLDGLYVSEKTTVVKQES, encoded by the exons ATGCGTACCATCAACTCCAACCAGTGCGTGAAGATCCCCAAGGATATCAAGGCCTCGGTGAAGGCTCGTGTGGTGACCATCACCGGCACCCGCGGCACCCTGAAGCGCAGCTTCAAGCACTTGGCCCTGGACATGTACATGCCCGACAAGCGCACCCTCAAGGTGGAGAAGTGGTTCGGCACCAAAAAGGAGCTGGCCGCCGTGCGCACCGTCTGCAGTCACATCGAGAACATGATCAAGG GAGTCACGTTCGGCTTCCAGTACAAAATGCGCGCTGTGTATGCCCATTTTCCCATCAACTGCGTCACCTCCGAGAACAACACGGTCATTGAGATCCGTAACTTCTTGGGTGAGAAGTACATCCGTCGCGTCGAAATGGCACCTGGCGTCACCGTGGTCAACTCCACTGCCCAGAAGGACGAGCTCATCGTGGAGGGAAATGACATCGAGTCGGTCTCCGGATCTGCCGCCCTCATCCAGCAGTCCACCACCGTCAAGAACAAGGATATCCGTAAATTCCTTGACGGTCTGTACGTGTCCGAGAAGACGACCGTTGTGAAGCAAGAGTCTTAG
- the LOC108033705 gene encoding accessory gland protein Acp32CD, with translation MWRMRIRLLTGYLVLLALGHLPEHGALGQKYYMNFAFNNNNPDAEGGGGGTTGGGAAGGGSHEGSTDADASGVTDAPGDKHTSSESHTTEAHHSGDASNGDDKHTTTEGAGSHSKEGSKSHSGSKEAEAGKDDDNDDSDSKDAKDRRTKAEENERNGGGKRNDHSHHSSYEISIDDSFGGRYVRSIYESSESHGHSGSNAGSNQRDAKDRESSQEAAPDADARAPLATGTVADAPETGALDAKQDDYEEM, from the coding sequence ATGTGGCGGATGCGGATACGGCTACTCACTGGCTACCTGGTCCTGCTGGCCCTCGGCCATCTGCCGGAGCACGGCGCTCTGGGCCAGAAGTACTACATGAACTTTGCgttcaacaacaacaatccGGACGCAGagggcggcggaggaggtACTACCGGTGGTGGGGCCGCTGGCGGAGGATCCCATGAAGGATCGACCGATGCGGATGCCAGCGGTGTGACGGATGCACCAGGAGATAAACATACCTCGAGTGAATCCCATACCACAGAAGCCCATCACTCTGGGGATGCCTCCAATGGGGACGATAAGCATACAACAACTGAAGGAGCAGGAAGTCACTCGAAAGAAGGTTCCAAGAGCCACAGCGGGAGCAAAGAAGCCGAGGCCGGAAAGGATGATGACAATGATGACAGCGACAGCAAGGACGCCAAGGATCGGCGCACGAAGGCGGAGGAGAACGAGCGCAACGGTGGGGGCAAGCGCAACGACCACAGCCACCACAGTAGCTACGAGATCAGCATCGACGACAGTTTCGGTGGGCGCTACGTGCGATCCATTTACGAGAGCAGCGAGAGCCACGGGCATTCCGGCAGCAATGCGGGCTCCAACCAGCGGGACGCCAAGGATCGCGAGAGCAGCCAGGAGGCGGCCCCGGATGCCGATGCTCGGGCTCCACTCGCTACCGGCACTGTGGCCGATGCGCCGGAAACTGGAGCTCTAGATGCCAAGCAGGATGACTACGAGGAAATGTAA
- the LOC108033234 gene encoding uncharacterized protein LOC108033234: MLISCLWTTLPWIVLGQTYYMSFIFNNYGPSRISAPQLGFNGSSNPQMEGGNPRVSSEEHPHEQETLEVSSLEHSRESKRKPNRKKYKEAETLELSSEDHSRDTHNSKPDVENMDSSDSDEALIWSTTARTKPTTPKRKPKRTTSETAELPSEITTEPNKVTATDKGKTEDLSPPNPPEEVTESPEEPIVSTSSIATIRPTSPSRTWGETVTPHPPEFFEYPEAVCREDMDLHEVFGIRLERDRGLPTKILCDFKNSWGGPWLLMTRIELPVRIHLRHWYFGYVTPDYKDININFLALAHIMNSMRTAMLILGQDKDNKLVYNLYDDVVISAFNDLFMMRKAELVEANTTELLFVSVGKVMSSYAGRNRSCPLQVLGSWWGHHVVQEMYQGFFCVFPKDRNITMPGYVAIFIKPSLFPANHTALYNKPISTRRPWNTSLNTKVLNETARSPTLYRKNQKTEWERNKVAVNKELVRRARIFETIDRLRMEEAKRYRMR; this comes from the exons ATGTTGATTTCCTGCCTGTGGACAACTCTTCCGTGGATTGTCCTGGGCCAGACGTACTACATGAGCTTTATTTTCAACAACTATGGGCCCTCCAGAATAAGTGCGCCTCAACTGGGATTCAACGGCTCATCGAATCCGCAAATGGAGGGAGGCAATCCTAGAGTTAGCTCGGAAGAGCATCCGCATGAGCAGGAAACTCTGGAGGTTAGTTCGTTGGAGCATTCAAGGGAGTCCAAGCGGAAACCAAACCGTAAGAAATACAAGGAAGCGGAAACTCTTGAGCTGAGTTCAGAAGACCATTCGCGGGACACTCATAACTCCAAGCCCGATGTAGAAAACATGGACTCAAGCGATTCAGATGAGGCTTTAATTTGGTCCACAACCGCAAGGACAAAGCCCACGACTCCAAAGAGAAAACCCAAAAGGACTACAAGTGAAACTGCAGAATTGCCAAGTGAAATTACCACGGAACCGAATAAGGTCACTGCAACTGATAAGGGGAAAACGGAAGACCTATCGCCCCCTAATCCCCCTGAAGAAGTCACAGAAAGCCCAGAGGAACCAATCGTCAGTACATCCTCCATAGCCACCATCCGACCAACCAGTCCTTCGAGGACTTGGGGGGAGACCGTCACACCACATCCCCCCGAATTCTTCGAATACCCAGAGGCCGTGTGCCGCGAGGACATGGATCTGCACGAGGTGTTCGGCATCAGACTCGAACGTGATCGGGGCTTGCCCACCAAGATTCTGTGCGACTTCAAGAACAGCTGGGGCGGTCCTTGGCTACTTATGACGCGAATAGAGCTCCCAGTGCGCATACACCTGCGCCACTGGTACTTCGGCTACGTGACTCCGGACTACAAGGACATCAACATCAACTTCCTGGCGCTGGCGCACATCATGAACTCCATGCGAACTGCCATGCTGATCCTCGGGCAGGACAAGGACAACAAGTTGGTCTATAATCTCTACGACGACGTGGTCATCTCGGCCTTCAACGATCTGTTCATGATGCGCAAGGCCGAGTTGGTGGAGGCCAACACCACGGAGCTGCTATTCGTGTCCGTGGGCAAGGTGATGAGTTCGTATGCGGGGCGGAATCGATCTTGTCCTTTGCAGGTCCTCGGCAGCTGGTGGGGTCATCACGTGGTGCAAGAAATGTACCAGGGATTTTTCTG TGTATTTCCCAAAGATCGGAACATTACAATGCCTGGCTATGTGGCAATATTTATCAAGCCCAGCTTGTTTCCGGCAAACCACACAGCCCTCTACAACAAGCCCATCTCCACGCGACGACCCTGGAATACCAGCCTTAACACGAAGGTACTAAATGAAACTGCCAGAAGTCCGACGCTGTAtaggaaaaatcaaaaaaccgAGTGGGAACGAAACAAGGTGGCTGTCAACAAGGAGCTGGTGCGACGTGCGAGGATCTTCGAGACCATCGACCGGTTGAGAATGGAGGAGGCGAAGCGCTACCGCATGAGGTAG